The following nucleotide sequence is from Mycobacterium sp. JS623.
ACGCCTTGCCGGCTGGGGTCAGGTCAACGTTGCGGGTGGAGCGGGTCAGCAGCGCAACGCCCAAGTCGCGTTCGAGCTGCCGGATCTGCTGCGACAACGGCGGTTGGGCGATGTGCAGTCGTTGCGCGGCGCGGCCGAAGTGCAGCTCCTCAGCGACGGCGCGGAAGTAGCGCAGGTGTCGCAACTCCATTAAGACTTCCTACCTATCAAAACGGCGGATTTAGATACTTCAGAGTATCTGCAGCGCGGCCTACCGTTGGGGAATGGATGTTGTGATCTGCAATCCCCTCCGGACCCCCGTTGGTCGGATGGGCGGGGCCCTGGCCACGGTGACCGCAACCGACTTGGCCACCACCGCACTGCGGGCGCTGATCGACCGCACCGGGCTCGGTGAGGATGACGTCGACGACGTGATCCTCGGTAACGGCTACGCCAATGGTGAGGCTCCGGCCATCGGGCGTATCGCCGCGTTGGACGCCGGACTGGGTATCGGGGTTCCCGGCCTGCAGATTGACCGACGATGCGGCTCGGGCTTACAGGCCGTGCTATACGCCTCAGGTCAGGTGGCCACCGGAGCGGCCACGGTGGTGATCGCCGGCGGGGCGGAGTCGATGTCTACTGTCGAGCATTACGCCCTCGGTCTGCGGACCGGTGTCCGTCAGGGTGGGATTGCGCTGCTGGACCGCCTGGATCGTGCCCGCGAAACCGCCGGTGGCAGTACGCATCCCATTGCCGGCGGCATGATCGAGACCGCCGAGAATCTGCGCCGCGAATACGGCATCACCCGTGACGAGCAGGATGAGCTGTCGGTGCGCTCCCATCAGCGAGCCATAGCCGCCCATGAGGCAGGCCGCTTCGCCGACGAGTTGGTGCCAGTCACTGTTCCGGGTAATCGCGGCAAGCCCGATGTCATCGTGGACCGTGACGAACACCCACGCGCGGATATCAGTGTCGAGAAGCTGGCGGGGCTGCGACCCATGCGGGCGAAACTCGACGCCGAGTCGACGGTCACCGCCGGCAACGCGTCGGGCCAAAACGACGGCGCCGCACTGTGTGTGGTCACCACCGCGGCAGACGCCGCCCGCTTGGGCCTAACACCCATGCTCGCCTTGCGTTCGTGGGCCGTGACGGGCTGCGGCCCCGAAGTCATGGGCGTCGGTCCCGTGAATGCCACCGCGGCAGCGCTACAGCGCGCCGGGCTCACCCTCGACGACATCGACCTCATCGAACTCAACGAGGCGTTCGCCGCGCAGGTGCTCGCGGTGCTCGCCGAATGGAAGATCGATCCCCTCGATGACCGGTTGAACCCGAACGGGTCCGGGATCTCGCTGGGGCATCCGATCGGCGCAACCGGCGCCCGAATTCTGGCCACAGCGGCCTACGAGGCCCGCCGCCGTGACGCGCGCACCGTCCTGGAAACCATGTGCATCGGCGGCGGCCAAGGCCTGGCCGCCGTGTTCGAGGTGGTCCGATGACGGTCACCATCTGTGACACCACTGCCGAGGCAGTAGCCGACATCAAAGACGGCAGCACGGTCCTGATCGGCGGGTTCGGCATGGCGGGCATGCCCGTCCAGCTCATCGACGCCCTGATCGATAACGGCGCAACGGATCTCACCGTCGTGTCCAACAACGCCGGCAACGGCGAGACCGGCTTGGCCGCCCTTCTGGCCGCCAAGCGTGTCCGCAAAGTGATCTGCTCGTTCCCTCGGCAGTCCGATTCCTGGGTGTTCGACGGCCTCTACCGTGCCGGCGAGATCCAGCTCGAGGTGGTGCCGCAGGGCACGCTCGCCGAACGAATGCGGGCCGCCGGCGCCGGCATCGGTGGGTTCTACTGCCCCACCGCAGTCGGAACCCCGTTGGCCGAAGGCAAAGAGGAACGTGTGATCGACGGCCGTACCTACATTTTGGAGTACCCGTTAGCCGGTGATATCGCCCTGATCGGCGCACACCGCTCCGACCGCATGGGCAACCTGGTGTACCGCAAGACCGCGCGCAACTTCGGACCCGTGATGGCCACCGCCGCGACCTCCACCATCGCCCAAGTCACCGAAGTGGTCGACACCGGCACACTCGATCCCGAAGCCGTCATCACTCCAAGCATCTACGTCGACAAGGTGATAGCGGTATGAGCCCACTGACCAAAGAACAGATGGCCGTCCTCGTCGCCCGCGACATCCCCGCCGGCTCCTACGTCAACCTCGGCATCGGGCAACCCACCAGCGTCGCCGACCACCTACGTGCCGGCGACGGCATCGTGCTGCACACCGAGAACGGCATGCTCAACATGGGACCCACCGCCGTCGACGACCAGATCGACCCCGACCTGACCAACGCCGGCAAGGTCCCCGTCACCGAACTGCCCGGCGCCGCCTACTTCCACCACGCCGACTCCTTCGCCATGATGCGCGGCGGACACCTCGACGTCTGCGTCCTCGGCGCCTTCCAAGTGTCAGCCAACGGCGACCTGGCCAACTGGCACACCGGATCACCCGACGCGATACCCGCCGTCGGTGGTGCCATGGACCTGGCCATCGGCGCCAAACAGGTGTTCGTGATGATGACTCTGTTCGCCAAAGACGGTTCGCCGAAGCTGGTTCCGTCGTGCACCTACCCGCTGACCGGCCTCGGATGCGTCTCCCGCGTCTACACCGACCTGGCGGTCTTCGACATCACCACCAACGGCGTGACGGTCCGCGACACCTACGGCATCAGCCATACCGAACTGGCGCAGCGCCTCAACGTGCCACTGCTCGATGCTGTAGGTCAAACCGCTGTGGTCATTGGATGATTACCCGCCTTCTAGTGGCGCACGCCACCAGAGAGACTCACTGAAGGCGGCGAGATCGCAAGCCCGCCGCGGCCACATATGGCGGCGCCAATCGTGACCAAACCGTACACGCTGGCCCAGCGCGACATGCGCAAAGCGTGTAGCGAGGCACTCAACGGAGAGACGAGCCATGACCGACGCGATTACTGACACCGGCCGGGCCTGTCCCACCGGGCATCACCGGCGGCGACCTCGACTGCGCCCTCGCCGCGATCGCCGCTGCGATCGGGGACGACAAGGTGGCCACCGACGCCGAAAGCCTTGTCGACCTCCAGGATCCCTTCCAATTCCCAGGGTCCGCCACAAACGTCCCATCGGGGGTAGTCAGCCCAACCACTGTCGACGAAGTACAAGCGATCGCCCGCATCGCCAATGAGTATCGGGTGCGGTGACGATCTTGGCGGTTGCCTTCATAAAGGTGAATTACTTGGCACAAGACTTCATGGAGCTTCGCTCAGCACCTCGCTTCTTACGAATAGCGATGCGAGCGTGGATCGTTGGCGTTCTACTTCTACTGGTCGTCCTCTACCTGGCAACGGCAGGCAGAGCGTGAAGACCCACTCTCTGATTGGGTATCACCGCCATCGAGGTACTGGTGGCGGGCACGAGTTTAGGCGGCGCCGGCGTCCGCGACGTCAATCAGCCGGGCCCGGATCGTGCACCGAGGTTCGTAGCGACGGGTGTGTCGCCGGCGTCATCTCCACGGTCTGTTTCGCTGCAGCGAAATCTACGTCGACACAGACGATGTCCGCGCCAGCCTGCGCGAACGCGACTGCGAATTCGACGCCCGGGCCAGAGCCAGCTCCGGTGACCATGGCGACTTCCTTCCCGATCAGGTCGAACAAATCGTTGATGTTCATGACGGGATGTCCTCAGTATCTGTGACGACTTGCGCCGAGCCGGCCCCTCGTCTCCGCGGCTGCCGTCGGCTCCGATTGCGCCGCTAAACCACAACCGTGAGATCGCCGGCCCCGACGGTCAGAATGTAATTTCAACGTGGTTCAACGTCGTCATCGCTTTAGCCCTCCATTGATGGGCGACGTGACTCGACTTCGATGGCCACGGTCGGGCACCGCTTCTCCGCCTCCAGCACGCCGTCAACAAGTTCATGACCGGGCGCTGCATCGAGCAGCGTCACCCAGCCCTCGGCGTCCGCGCCGAAGACGGCAGGAGCAACCTCACGACAGATTCCACTTGCCATGCAGCGCTCCGGATGCACGGTGACCGTCACGTCGGCGCCGAAGCCATCAGCCGACGTCATAGCCGGACCGGCCTTGTCTCCCAACCGCGCGAAAGGATATTGACAGTCCTTCGCACGGGCTCGTCGATTCCCCGGCTGATGTTCGGGAATCTCTGCAGCAGCTTGGTGAAGAAGACTTCACCTTCAAGCCGCGCGAGCGGTGCCCCCACACAAAAGTGGATCCCGTGACTGAAGGCGAGGTGCTTATTGTTCTGCCGCTCGACGTCGAACTCGAGCGGATTGTCGAACGCTCGCGGATCGCGGTTGGCGGCGGGCAGCAGCGAATAGACGGGCGTCCCCGCCTTGATAGCGGTACCGGAGATAGAACTGTCCTTGATCGCTTTTCTGAAGTCGAGGTGAAAGGGCGGGTCGTACCGGAGCATCTCCTCGACCGCCGAACTCATCAGCGACGGATCTTCGACGAGCCTGCGCTTCACTTGCGGTCGGTCCAGCAGGATCGTGATGCCGTTGCCCAGCAGGTTCGACGTCGTTTCGTTCCCCGCTGCCAGCAGGACAACCAACTGGGCGAGGGCTTCAGTGGCGTCCAAAGGGCTTCCGTCACGCGTCGGTGTGTTCACCACCGTGGAGATGAGGTCATCCTGGGGGTGAGCCCTGCGCTCGTCGGCGATCGCGGCCATGTAGTCGACGAGTTCCATGCTCGTGGTGATCGCACTGTCTCGCTCCGCTCCCTGTACTGCGGGGTTGTTGGCCCGGGTCAAGGCCTCCGACCACGCTCGGAAGCGCTCGTGATCTTCCTCGGGCACTCCGAGCACCGTGGCAATCGCCTCCACCGGCACGACACAAGCG
It contains:
- a CDS encoding acetyl-CoA C-acetyltransferase, with the translated sequence MDVVICNPLRTPVGRMGGALATVTATDLATTALRALIDRTGLGEDDVDDVILGNGYANGEAPAIGRIAALDAGLGIGVPGLQIDRRCGSGLQAVLYASGQVATGAATVVIAGGAESMSTVEHYALGLRTGVRQGGIALLDRLDRARETAGGSTHPIAGGMIETAENLRREYGITRDEQDELSVRSHQRAIAAHEAGRFADELVPVTVPGNRGKPDVIVDRDEHPRADISVEKLAGLRPMRAKLDAESTVTAGNASGQNDGAALCVVTTAADAARLGLTPMLALRSWAVTGCGPEVMGVGPVNATAAALQRAGLTLDDIDLIELNEAFAAQVLAVLAEWKIDPLDDRLNPNGSGISLGHPIGATGARILATAAYEARRRDARTVLETMCIGGGQGLAAVFEVVR
- a CDS encoding 3-oxoacid CoA-transferase subunit A gives rise to the protein MTVTICDTTAEAVADIKDGSTVLIGGFGMAGMPVQLIDALIDNGATDLTVVSNNAGNGETGLAALLAAKRVRKVICSFPRQSDSWVFDGLYRAGEIQLEVVPQGTLAERMRAAGAGIGGFYCPTAVGTPLAEGKEERVIDGRTYILEYPLAGDIALIGAHRSDRMGNLVYRKTARNFGPVMATAATSTIAQVTEVVDTGTLDPEAVITPSIYVDKVIAV
- a CDS encoding 3-oxoacid CoA-transferase subunit B, whose protein sequence is MSPLTKEQMAVLVARDIPAGSYVNLGIGQPTSVADHLRAGDGIVLHTENGMLNMGPTAVDDQIDPDLTNAGKVPVTELPGAAYFHHADSFAMMRGGHLDVCVLGAFQVSANGDLANWHTGSPDAIPAVGGAMDLAIGAKQVFVMMTLFAKDGSPKLVPSCTYPLTGLGCVSRVYTDLAVFDITTNGVTVRDTYGISHTELAQRLNVPLLDAVGQTAVVIG
- a CDS encoding cytochrome C oxidase subunit IV family protein produces the protein MTILAVAFIKVNYLAQDFMELRSAPRFLRIAMRAWIVGVLLLLVVLYLATAGRA
- a CDS encoding ferredoxin, with amino-acid sequence MTSADGFGADVTVTVHPERCMASGICREVAPAVFGADAEGWVTLLDAAPGHELVDGVLEAEKRCPTVAIEVESRRPSMEG
- a CDS encoding cytochrome P450; its protein translation is MLSDAENYSNEMHEVTGAGSHNPDDPRQRRFAEIQSNFLFFVDPPRHPVVRSVFRSAFTPRAISSWRPTVERMTDRLLAQFEAGDEVEFMEQIACVVPVEAIATVLGVPEEDHERFRAWSEALTRANNPAVQGAERDSAITTSMELVDYMAAIADERRAHPQDDLISTVVNTPTRDGSPLDATEALAQLVVLLAAGNETTSNLLGNGITILLDRPQVKRRLVEDPSLMSSAVEEMLRYDPPFHLDFRKAIKDSSISGTAIKAGTPVYSLLPAANRDPRAFDNPLEFDVERQNNKHLAFSHGIHFCVGAPLARLEGEVFFTKLLQRFPNISRGIDEPVRRTVNILSRGWETRPVRL